A single region of the Labeo rohita strain BAU-BD-2019 chromosome 3, IGBB_LRoh.1.0, whole genome shotgun sequence genome encodes:
- the dnal4a gene encoding dynein, axonemal, light chain 4a, translated as MAETGDGKKEDADYKRLQSFPLIRHTDMPEEMRVETMELCVTACEKFASNNESAAKMIKESMDKKFGSSWHVVIGEGFGFEVSHEVRNLLYMFFGGSLAVCVWKCS; from the exons ATGGCAGAAACCGGTGATGGTAAAAAAGAGGATGCCGACTACAAAAGACTGCAAAGCTTTCCGCTCATCAGG CACACGGATATGCCAGAGGAGATGCGCGTGGAGACTATGGAGCTTTGCGTCACAGCCTGCGAGAAATTTGCCTCCAACAATGAG AGCGCTGCCAAGATGATCAAGGAGTCCATGGATAAGAAGTTTGGCAGTTCGTGGCATGTGGTGATCGGTGAGGGGTTTGGGTTCGAGGTGAGCCACGAAGTCAGGAACCTGCTCTACATGTTCTTTGGGGGAAGTCTGGCCGTGTGCGTTTGGAAATGCTCCTGA